The genome window ATGACGATCAACTGTGGGAGCGAGCTTGCTCGCGATAGCGTCAGGTCAGCCACTTTGATGTTGACTGACACTCCGCTATCGCGAGCAAGCTCGCTCCCACATTTTGATCTGTGGCGAACACATTTTTTGTGACCACTGAAAATGGACTTCAGTAACCCCGGCTGAAATCCACTTCCCCCCGCAGCGCTTCGCCCGCCTGGTAGGCCCGCAGGTTTTCCAGGAACAATTGCACCATCATCGGTGGCGAGGTCGGTGCCGAGCTGTGGCCGGTCAGCAGCAGCCCCCAGGCAGTCCAGAACGGATGGCGTTGTGGCAATGGCTCCTGGCGGCAAACGTCGATCACCGCACCGGCCAGGTGCCCGTCCTTCAGGGCTTGCACCAGGTCCGCATCCACCACCGCCACGCCGCGGCCGACGTTGATGAACAACCCGCTCGGCTTGAATTGCTTGAACAGCGCCGCGTCGTAGATGTCATGGGTATCCGGCGTATTGGGCAGCAAATTGATCACGTAATCCATGTCGCCCACCAGACGAGGCAAGTCCTTCAACGCCCCGACTTCGATAAACGGTGCCAACGTCCTGGCTTCGCTGGCGATGCCATACAACTGCACCCCGAACGGCATCAGGAACTGCGCCACACGCTGGCCGATGTCTCCCGTCCCGACGATCAACACCTTGCGTCCGGCCAGGCCTTGACCCTGGCGGTTGTCCCACTTGCGCTCGACCTGACTGACCAAACGGGCCAGCACCTCGCGCTCATGGCCGAGCATGTAGGTGAGCACGTACTCGGCCATCACCTGGCCAAAAATGCCCACCGCACGGGTCAGGCGGTAATCGCGGCTCAAGCCATCGGCCAGCAACGGCGTGATACCCGCCCAGGTCGATTGCAGCCAACGGGGCTGGTGGCCTTGACGCAACAGGGTGGCCAGCAGATCAGGCTGGCCGAGCCAGACCGGGCAATCGGTGGCCAGTCGCGACAGTTCGGCGGAATCGCCGCTGGTCAGGACTTCAATATCGGGTGCAGCCTGACGCAGAAGCTGGGCATACACCGCGTGATCGTGTTCGGCAATCAGAACGCGCATGAATCAAACCTTTCAAAAACAATGCAGACGAGCGCCGACAGAGTGTCGCTCCATCCCTGCGATCGTCGTCAATAAACCATTCCAGTGTTGCAAAAGGCACCCAGGACAGGCGCCCCCACTACCGTCAGACCGGGTCGTTGCGGCGCAGCAACTCTTCGGGCAAATGCTCGATGTACTCGTCTTCGGCCGGCGGCATCTGCAAGTGATAGCCCTGGGTGTCGAGGTTTTCCAGCACCTTGTTGATGTCTTCCCGGGACAGCTCCCGCTCGGGGCTCAGCACCAGGTCGAAGGCATGGATCGCCTTGCCAAAGGCGGCCATCAGGGGCTCGGGCACACGCTTCAAGGCATCGCTCTTGAGCACATACAGGTACATCTCGTTTTTCTTCGAACTGCGGTAGATGGAGCAGATACGTTTCAAGGCTGTTCTCCGGCAGTGGCCAGGCTGTCGAGCAGCGCCTGGCCCATCAATTCGCGGCGCCAGCCACGCAGCGAATCGGGCAATTGGTAAGGGCCCTCGGGGAAGCCGCTCTTGATCAGCGCTTCGAGGGTTTTCTTGCG of Pseudomonas fluorescens contains these proteins:
- a CDS encoding D-2-hydroxyacid dehydrogenase translates to MRVLIAEHDHAVYAQLLRQAAPDIEVLTSGDSAELSRLATDCPVWLGQPDLLATLLRQGHQPRWLQSTWAGITPLLADGLSRDYRLTRAVGIFGQVMAEYVLTYMLGHEREVLARLVSQVERKWDNRQGQGLAGRKVLIVGTGDIGQRVAQFLMPFGVQLYGIASEARTLAPFIEVGALKDLPRLVGDMDYVINLLPNTPDTHDIYDAALFKQFKPSGLFINVGRGVAVVDADLVQALKDGHLAGAVIDVCRQEPLPQRHPFWTAWGLLLTGHSSAPTSPPMMVQLFLENLRAYQAGEALRGEVDFSRGY
- a CDS encoding YcgL domain-containing protein, coding for MKRICSIYRSSKKNEMYLYVLKSDALKRVPEPLMAAFGKAIHAFDLVLSPERELSREDINKVLENLDTQGYHLQMPPAEDEYIEHLPEELLRRNDPV